In Klebsiella aerogenes, the DNA window AACCGGCGAACACGGCGCGCCGCTGAAGCACGGCCGCGTTGGGATCTACTTCGGCATGAAGTCGCCGATGATGCAAACCTCCGACGGCCAGATTGAGGAATCTTACTCCATCTCCGCCGGGCTGGATTTCCCGTCCGTTGGGCCGCAGCATGCGTTCCTTAACAGCACCGGCCGCGCCGACTATGTGTCGATCACCGACAACGAAGCGCTGGACGCTTTTAAAGCGCTCTCCCGCCATGAAGGCATTATCCCGGCGCTGGAATCTTCCCACGCCCTGGCGCACGCGCTGAAAATGATGCGCGAGAATCCGGAAAAAGAGCAGCTGCTGGTGGTTAACCTATCCGGTCGCGGCGATAAAGACATCTTCACCGTACACGACATCCTGAAAGCGCGAGGGGAAATCTGATGGAACGTTATGAAACGCTGTTTGCACACTTAAAAACTCGCCAGGAAGGCGCATTTGTCCCCTTCGTCACCCTCGGCGACCCGGGGCCGGAACAGTCGCTAAAAATCATCGACGCGTTGATTGAAGCCGGCGCCGATGCGCTGGAGCTGGGGATCCCGTTTTCCGATCCGCTGGCCGATGGCCCGACGATTCAGGGGGCGACGCTGCGCGCCTTTGCCGCTGGCGTTACGCCGGCGCAGTGCTTCGAAATGCTGGCGGCGATCCGTCAGAAGCATCCGACGATTCCAATCGGCCTGCTGATGTACGCCAACCTGGTGTTTAGCCCGGGTATTGATGCGTTTTATGCCGAGTGCGCCCGCGTCGGCGTGGATTCAGTGCTGGTCGCCGACGTACCGGTCGAAGAGTCGGCGCCGTTCCGCCAGGCGGCGCTGCGTCATAACATCGCGCCGATTTTCATCTGCCCGCCAAATGCCGATGACGATTTACTGCGCCAGATTGCCTCTTATGGCCGCGGCTATACCTATTTACTGTCACGCGCCGGGGTGACCGGTGCGGAAAACCGCGCCGCGCTACCGCTGCACCATCTGATTGAAAAACTGGCGGAATATAACGCCGCGCCGCCGCTGCAGGGCTTCGGCATCTCCGCGCCGGAACAGGTGACTGCCGCGATTGACGCCGGGGCCGCCGGGGCTATCTCCGGTTCGGCTATCGTTAAGATTATCGAGCGCAACCTCGAACAGCCGCAAAAGATGCTCGACGAGTTGAAAGCTTTCGTGCAAAGCCTGAAGGCGGCGACCAAAGCCGCTTGACCGCTCGCCGCCTGGCATCACGCCGGGCGGCTATTTCTGCTGCAAACTGTTGGCGTATTTACGCGTTAAACGAAACAGCGCCAACACCTCGTCTTCCGGCCACTCCGCCAGGATCTGATTCATTAGCCGCCGCCGTGCAACGGCGATACTGTCGATCATCCGTTGCCCGTTTGCGCTCAGCGTCACTTCGCTTATCCGCCGGTCTTTGGCATTGGCTTGCTTGCAGGCAAGCCCCTGAGCCTCCAGTTTTTTCACCTGGCGACTGACGGTGGTGTAATCACGCCCCAAATGATCGGCCAGTTCAACCACGCCCACCGGGCCGTAGCGCCCTACCGCCACCAGTAGCGGAAACAGCATCTGCTCAAGCTGTACGCCTGCCGCCTGTAGTATTTGCTCATCGCGCAGCGGTTGATTCATCACGCTGATGATATCCAACAGCGCGCTGTGAAAATCGGTGACGTCGTAATTATTATGTGCATCTTGCATATATTAGTTAACCGCGTATAGTTCTCCTGAACAATATGTGCATCTTACACGTAATTACTGTCAGGAGTGAATGTGATGAAAGCCGCCGTGGTGTTTGATCTGAACGAAGGTCCGGTATGGGCCGATTTTACCGAGCCGCAGGCCGCAGCCGGACACACGCTGATCGATGTCCATGCCGCCGCCATCAGTCACGTGGTCAAGGCGCGGGCATCCGGGCGCCATTACAGTTTTGACGGCAACCTACCGTTCGTCGTCGGCATTGATGGCGTGGGTACAACCCCTGACGGTCAGCGCGTATATTTCGCCTTCCCCAGCGCGCCTTTCGGTAGTATGGCGCAACGCGCGCCGGTCGCGCGGCAAAACTGCCTGCCGCTGCCGGATGATCTGGATGACGTGAGTGCTGCGGCGATGGCCAATCCGGGAATGTCAGCCTGGGCATCGCTGGTCAAGCGAGCGCAGTTTCAGGCCGGCGAGACGGTGCTGATTAACGGCGCCACCGGCAGCGCCGGGCAACTGGCGGTGCAGATTGCCCGCTATCTCGGGGCGAAAAAAGTCATTGCCACCGGGCGTAATGCACAGGCTCTGGCCGCATTATCTGCCGATGAGTGCATTAACTTAACCGACGATGAGCAGACACTAAGCGCGCAATTTGCGGCGGCCAGCGCCGGTCAAATTGATGTGGTGGTGGATTATTTATGGGGACGTAGCGCAGAGCTGCTGCTACCCGCGCTAGCGAAACATACTCCCGGCGATAGGCCGGTGCGTTACGTGCAGGTGGGTTCCCTTGCCGGGGCTGATATTGCGCTAAATGGCGCGGTTCTGCGCGCCGCGCCGCTACAGCTAATGGGCAGCGGCATAGGGAGTTTATCGATGCCGCAGCTATTGGCGGCGACCGGCGAAATGCTGCAAGCTGCGGTACCCGGTAAATTTACCATCGCCAAAACCCCGCTACCTCTGCGGGACATCGCGGCGGCCTGGCCGTGTGACAACAGTCAGAAACGTACGGTCTTCACTCTCGATTAAAAAAATTCGCTTCCGCACAAACTCTGGGGTTGATATCTCAAATGAGAAATATTATCTTTCTCATTACTGAATAGTTGAGTAAACAACTCAGGTATTCAGTACGACATTGCTCACATTGCTTCCAGTATTTTTCGCCCGCACTTGTTGCGGGCTTTTTTTTGCGAGCGGTGTATACCGAGAGTGAAGCTGAAGAGTCATACACCGTGCTAAGAGATAAAACAACTGGT includes these proteins:
- a CDS encoding zinc-binding alcohol dehydrogenase family protein; the protein is MKAAVVFDLNEGPVWADFTEPQAAAGHTLIDVHAAAISHVVKARASGRHYSFDGNLPFVVGIDGVGTTPDGQRVYFAFPSAPFGSMAQRAPVARQNCLPLPDDLDDVSAAAMANPGMSAWASLVKRAQFQAGETVLINGATGSAGQLAVQIARYLGAKKVIATGRNAQALAALSADECINLTDDEQTLSAQFAAASAGQIDVVVDYLWGRSAELLLPALAKHTPGDRPVRYVQVGSLAGADIALNGAVLRAAPLQLMGSGIGSLSMPQLLAATGEMLQAAVPGKFTIAKTPLPLRDIAAAWPCDNSQKRTVFTLD
- a CDS encoding MarR family winged helix-turn-helix transcriptional regulator, whose translation is MQDAHNNYDVTDFHSALLDIISVMNQPLRDEQILQAAGVQLEQMLFPLLVAVGRYGPVGVVELADHLGRDYTTVSRQVKKLEAQGLACKQANAKDRRISEVTLSANGQRMIDSIAVARRRLMNQILAEWPEDEVLALFRLTRKYANSLQQK
- the trpA gene encoding tryptophan synthase subunit alpha, whose translation is MERYETLFAHLKTRQEGAFVPFVTLGDPGPEQSLKIIDALIEAGADALELGIPFSDPLADGPTIQGATLRAFAAGVTPAQCFEMLAAIRQKHPTIPIGLLMYANLVFSPGIDAFYAECARVGVDSVLVADVPVEESAPFRQAALRHNIAPIFICPPNADDDLLRQIASYGRGYTYLLSRAGVTGAENRAALPLHHLIEKLAEYNAAPPLQGFGISAPEQVTAAIDAGAAGAISGSAIVKIIERNLEQPQKMLDELKAFVQSLKAATKAA